The sequence AGTAAGGGTGCCGGCGCTAAGACAGGCGCCTGTGAGCCAGGCGGTGATTGTTTTCATATACTGTGTTGTGATCATTGTTTATTTTAATTCCAGCACTACTACAGAACAGGGTGGCAGCTTTACAGAGAGGGTGCTTCCTTTGAGGGAGGCGCCGCTGAAAGCTGCCGGTTTTACCTGCTCAGGATTTTCAAAGGTATTGTGATCCTGTATCTTTCCGGAAGCCAATATCCTGCCGGTAACACCGCTGTATTTGCCGCCTTTCAGGTTCAGGGTAATCTCCTGCGCGTTCTTGGCGTCAATGTTTACCAGTGATATATGGGTGGCGCCCAATGAATCTTTGGAAGCGGAGCAAGAAACGGCCGGCAGTTTCTTATTACCCAGCATGTAGTCTTTTGTTTTGATGGCGATGGGCAGCAGTTTGGCATCCTGGTGCACATTGTACATTTCCATCACGTGGTAGGTAGGCGTGAGGATCATTTTTTCTTCATTGGTGAGCAGCACAGCCTGCAGTACATTGATCGTTTGCGCCAGGTTGGCCATGCGCACACGGTCGCAATGGTTGTGGAAAATGTTGAGGGTCACGCCGGCAATCATCGCATCGCGCATGGTATTTTGCTGGTACAGGAAACCAGGGTTGGTGCCGGGTTCCACATCATACCAGCCGCCCCATTCATCCACCACGAGCGCCACGCGCTTATTGGGATCATATTTGTCCATGATGGCGGAGTGTTTGATCACCAGCGAATCCATCTGCAGGGCGCGCTGCATGGTAGTGAAATATTGCTCTTCTGTAAAGCCGGTAGCAGGTCCCTTGCGGCTCCATTCTATAACAGAATAGTGGTGGAGGGCCAGGCCAGCCACCATGTTGCGGGGAATATTCTTCATCAGCACTTCTGTCCAGTTATAATCGTCGGAGCTGGCGCCGGAAGCAATGCGGAAGATACCGCCTTCCGTCCAGCCGGTCATGAAAGTGGCATATTTGCGATAGATGTCTGCATAATATTCTGGACGCATATTGCCGCCGCAGCCCCAGGCTTCATTGCCTACGCCCCAGTATTTTACATTCCAGGGTTTTTCACGGCCATTTTGTTTGCGCAGGTTCGACATGGGACTTTCTCCCGCAAAGTTTACATACTGTACCCAGTCGGTCAGTTCCTGTACGGTACCGCTGCCTACATTGCCGGCGAGGTAAGGATCTGTGCCGATGAGCTCGCACATATTGAGAAAGTCATGGGTACCGAAGCTATTGTTTTCGGTAACGCCGCCCCACCAGGTATTCACGATGGAAGGGCGTTTGTCTTTAGGTCCAATGCCATCTTTCCAGTGATAGGTATCGGCAAAACAACCGCCCGGCCAGCGCAGGTTGGCGATCTTTAATTTCTTTAAGGCTGCTACTACATCATTACGTACGCCGGCCGTGTTGGGTATCTTACTGTTTTCGCCCACATAAAAACCGCCATATACACAGCGACCCAGGTGTTCGGCAAAATGACCGTAGATCTGTTTGCTGATAGTGAGTTTGGCCGCATCGGCATTGACAGTGATCTCATTCTGCGCAAAAGCAGTAAGTCCACCGGATAGTACCAAAGGAAGGAAAAACAATCGTTTCATAATCCTGTATTTTATTAATTGCATCAACATTGATTAAGTGTAATAGGTACGGTTATTCAAATATAATAAGCCTGCCGTAGAAACAGCAGGCTTGTTTGTAATAATCAAAACTACTGCTACGCTAATCTCGTCACTTTATTTCAGTGAAACCTTTTGAGGCGCTGTATAATACAGTTCCTGCACACCTGCCGTTTTTACCCCCAGCCTTACAAAAACATAACCCTTGGTGGTGGCTGCAGCGGGTATGGCGGCGCTCAGCGTTACCGGCTGGGTGATGTCTATAGCGGCCGCGGCTTTCGAAGCATTGGCGGCGTTGTTGCTCTGATCGGTGATCGTCGTCAGACCAAGGTACAACCTTACCGCTTCCAGTGATTTGCTGGTATTAACAGCCTGTACAGTAAATGTAGCATCTATGTTGCTGCCATTCTTTTGAAAGGCCTCATTTTTAATGATGAAATAAGGATCTACGGGTACATCTATTACTGTATTGCCGCTTACTGTTACATCTATAGAGTCTGTATTATCAGCCCAGGGGCCATTACCTTTTAAGCGTACCAGCTTATACTTGCCGTCGAAGAGCGAAGCTGAAAAGGAACCGTCCTGGTCTATGTACACCGGTATTTTGGTAAACAACTGGTAACCGCGCTGCCATAGTTCCAGTTGAACACCATTGGAGCGTACGCCTACTGGTTGCCCCTGGTAAACCACTTTTCCGGTGAGCAGGGAAGAAGGCGGTGCATAGTTGTCTTTTTTGCAGGCAGTCAGCATAATGATGGCCGCCGATGTTATATAGAAGAATGCTTTTATTTTCATAACCATCTTATTATTAGTGGAAAGGATTTCTTACAAGTTTCGGATTGTTGTTGAGAACGCCCTGGTCAATGGCAGAATAATAGTTGCCCATCTGGAAAAAGCGTGGCGCTTTGAAGCGTGGCGCTACCATTTTTACAAAAACGTATTTACCATCGCGGGCTGCATCACCGGGGCGGATGATGCGGTAAGGATACAAAGCATATACTACATTGTCCGGATTACCGGTTTGTCCGTTCCATACCTGGTCGGCAATGCGCCAGCGTTTGAGGTCCCATACGCGGTGATCTTCGAAAGCCAGTTCCACGCGCCGTTCATTCCTGATCCTGTCCATGGTGAGCGTGGCATCGGTAACACTATTGGCGCCAAAGCCGGCCCTTTCCCGCAGGGCGCTGATCCAGGTGGCTGCATCCGCTTTCTGGTTCAATTCAAAAGCAGCTTCTGCCGCATTCAGGTATATTTCAGCCAGCCTGAACCGTACCCACCATATATCGCTGAGGATACCGCGGGTGCTGGTGCCAGCGCCTGCATCCAGGAACTTACGCATATAAAAGCCACTGTTGGTCACTTCCTGGATTGACCGGTGCGGACCGGAACTACCCACCAATAATTTCCCATCGCCATCCGGGTAAGCCGTGCCTCCATATATAGCGCCGAGTTGGCTGCCTTCAATAGTTTGATAAGCAGCGCCATTCCATTTCATCACACCGGCCTGTATCTGCACAGGCAGACCTTTAAAAGTGCTGCCGGGATAAATAACAGTACCGTACAGGCGAGCGTCTTTGTTGGCGAAGATGTCCTGCAGGTTGTCATAATAAATGAAATCACTATTATCCGGCAGGCGGGTCTTCAGGGCGCCATTGGAACCATCGAGGTACTCATAGCTTTCCACCAGGTTGAGGGATGGGGTAATGCAGGAAGAAGAAAGGTTGTCTTCCCGGATACCAAGCGGAATATTATCATAAGAGAAGCCATGTCTTTTGTTCTTGGCCGACAGGAAGTCACGCACAAAGATGGCTTCTTTGTTGCCGATCTTCTTCACTACTGCTTCATAGAAGTTCTCGCCCAGGTTGCCGGTATTGACTTTGTACAAAGCAAACGCACCGCTGGTGATGATCTCTTTGGAAGCTTCGAGCGCTTTGGTAAAGTACTCATTGGCCTTTTCGGCAGGAATGCCTACTTCGCCGCCAGGCAGGGTGATGGGAGAAGCCATGAGGTTGTTGTACTTGGCAATGGAGCCGGCATACAGCATGGCCCTGCTTTTGAGCGCCAGCGCCGTGTATTTGTTGGCGCGGGTATTGCTGGGGGTGCCGTTGGCAATATTCTGCAGGTCTTCTTTAATAGCATCCATTTCACTGGCGATGAAATCATATACTTCTGCTTCTTTGGCCCGTGGGAATTGCAGCGGAGTAGGATCGCCACTGAAATCATAAATGAGCTGCTTGGTTATCAGGGGTACGCCACCCATTCTTTTTACCAGCTCAAAATATACATTGGCCCTTACGAACCGCAACTCAGCAGCGAATTGCTTTTTCTGCACATCAGTGAGCTTAGTGCTGTATTTATCGATGCTTTCCAGCGCCAGGTTAATGTCGCGGATAAGACCATAATCCCAGAAAAACCAGCGTGAATAGGCATAAGAGATAATATTGTTCCGGCCGTCTTCACCGGTATAACCACTCCACATGGCGTCATCATAATCGGCCATATTACGCCAGTTGCCATCTACGCCCATATCAGTGGGCAGGCGGTCATAATAGTTGGCCAGCAGGCCCAGGATCATTTTGGGGTCATTCCATACCTGCTCTTCAAGAATAATGGTCTGCGGCGTTCTTTCCAGCCAGTCTTTTCTGCACCCGGCCATCAGGGTGAGCAGGCTGCTTATAATAAGGATGTTATATATTGTTTTCATCTGTGTCTTTTTTATTTTTTTAATTAGGCCAGATGGAACGCCTGATAATTTCCTTTGTGTCTCAATATTTTTAATTAGGCGTTTCATGATCGTATTAGTTGAATGATACATTAAAACCAAAGTTTACCAGCTTCTGCTGAGGATATACAAGGCCATTGGAGGAACTGATCTCGGGGTCTATCTCAAACTCCCGCACGTTGTCGAAGGAGAAGAGATTCGTACCGTTTACATATACCCTGAGGTTGGATACACCAAACCGTTTGGTGAGTTTTGGATTGAAGGTGTAAGCCAGTTCCATATTCTTGAGCCGGATATAACGTACATTGGTAAGCCAGAAATCATTCTTGCGTGAGAAGTTTACATGGTTGTAGTCTTTGCGCAGGGCAGGATAAGTGCCGGCTATCCACTTACTGTTGGGATCATAGGGGTCTTCCCGATGCCAGCGGTCGGTGAGCATATATTCCGGTGAGTTACCATTATTCTGGAAAGGATTCCTGAGTTCCCAGTTCCTGAAAAAGCTTTGCATGGAAGAGCCTGCGAAATCAACAGCGAGACTGAAGCCTTTATAAGCGATCTTGCCATTAAAGCCGAAGCTGAGGTAAGGTTGCGCGCCTTCGGCATAGCCGATGGGCCTTTCATCCATGCCATTAATGACACCGTCGCCGTTCACATCTTTGAACTTAAAGTCGCCAGGCAATTGGGAGCGGTTGCCCTGGCCATCGTTGTTGATGGTATAGTTGTCTATCTCTTCCTGGCTTTGGAAGCGGCCTATTACCTGGTATCCCCAGTTGATATTGCCCCAGCGTTCTTCCCAGGCGTTGCGGTACAGGTCCCAGGAATTGCCGAAGCGGGGTTTATAGAAATGCAGGTCTTTCCGGCGTGCCAGGGTGCCGTTCACGGAAACAGACCAATCTATTTCACGTGACTTTTTGCTGTACGTCAGCATACCATCTATACCAAGGTTAGCTTCAGAAGTGAGGTTTTCATTGGGCAGTGAATAACCTACTTCACTGGGCAGTAATACATCGTAGCGGCCGGCCGGCAGGCCTGTGCGTTTACGTTGCCATATATCAAATGAGCCGGAGAAGGTGTTGTCGAACATGATAAAGTCGATACCGATATTGGTAGACTGGTTATTAACCCAGGAAAGATTGGTAATAGGCAACCCTCTTGGCCGCAGGCCGATGACATAGGTGCCATCCAATACGGCACTGCCTTGTGAAAAGTTATAACCACCGAGGTAACCAAAGGCGCTGATGCCTACTTCACTGCCTGTTTCACCATAGGAGCCCCTGAGCTTCAGTTCATTCAGGAAAGGCAGTTTGTTCTTGAGGAAGGACTCTTCCGAGATGCGCCAGCCTACGGCGAACCCGGGAAACAAGCCCCAGCGTTTGTCCTTGATATAGAGATAGGAACCTTCATAGCGCAGGAAGGCATCGAGGATGTATTTCTGCTGGTAGTTGTAACTGATCCTGCCGGTATAACCTGCCCTTGCTTCTGTGCTCCATTCGTCGCCGAGATAATCCTGGTTGGCAAAGAACATGGTGGGGATATAGTTATTCGGCGGAATGGAGTGGAGTGCGAGATAGGAGTTTTCCATATCCGATCTTTCATAGGCGGCCAGGGCCGTAATGCTGTGATCACCCAATTGTTTGGCATAGTTCAATTGGAACTGTCCAAACCGGGACCAGATATTGCGTTTGTGTCTTTCGCGCCAGGGATTCTGGTTGCCGGTCCTTAATTCGTATACATCGGTAGACGGGTTGTACGTATAAGCATTGTAGGTAAACTCAAATCCATCAAAATCTTCATTGGTATAACCATAGGAAAATAAAGCTTTGGCCGTTAACCCAAACTTGAAATCGTACTGTGCCGAAAGGTTCACATCCATCGAACGGAATACCTCATCAATATAGCCGGTCACGTTATTTTTATAGGTGGCGGGGTTGATGTTTACGCTGTGACCCTGGTTAATGTAATTAGGGTTGTCATTGGCATAAGGCGGTTCAATGGGCCACATACTGGAGATACTGAGCAGCGGATTGAAGTAGTCATCCAGGCCGGGTACTCCCACGTTGTGGCGGGATTCAATGCGGCCACGGATCTGGGTGCCTATCTGCAGACCTTTGGCAATGCTGGCATTGAGGTTGGCCTGCATATTGGTGCGTTTGAAGTTGAAGTCCCGCAGGATGGCATCCTGGTTGAGGTGGCCGATGGAGAAATAGTAATTCGATTTGGCCGAGCCGCCGGAAGCGCTGGCATTGAGGTAATATTGTGGTACGTTGGGACGGGTTACGATATCCATGTAATCATAACTTTTGTACCCTTTTTCTGTACCAGTTTCCCATTTGGCCAGTTCCTGCGGAGTATAGAGTTTGTTGGGATCATTACCGGCATTTTGTTCCGCTTCCAGCAGGCCCCGTACATACTGGCCGGCATTACCCGGTTGGGGGAAGCGGGTAAAATTCTGCAATCCATAATAACCGCTGATATTGATGCTGGTGCTTTCATTTTTCTTACCCTTTTTGGTAGTCACGAGTACGACGCCATTGGCCGCCCGTAAACCATAAATGGCAGCAGCGCCATCTTTCAGGATGGAGATGCTTTCAATATCTTCCATACCGATCTGGTTAAAAATATTGGTGCCCGATACGCCGGTATTAAAGCCAAAAGCAGTAGTACCATCGTTGTTGCTGTAGGGCACGCCGTCAATGACGTACAGGGGATTGCCCAGGTTCCTGATCTGAATATTGGTGCCATTACCGGGGCGGGCATCGGTGGCGCGGAAAGTGATACCGGGCAACTTGCCTACCAGGGCGGCCGTAGCGGCCACTGCGGGTGTGCGCACGAGGTCGGCCGATTTGATCTCACTGACCGCACCGGTGAGCACTCTTTTTTTCGAAGTGCCATAGCCCACCACGACCACATCTTCGAGCGAGCTGGCGCTTTCCGTCAGCACAATGCGAATGACCTGGTCTGCACTGATGGTATGTGTCTGGGTTTTAAAACCAACACTCGTGATCTCCAGTACATCGCCGGGTGCCGCTTCAATGGTAAAACTGCCATCGGGGCCGGAAGTGGTACTGATCTTTTTCCCTTTCACATTGATGGTGGCGGAAATAATGGGGTTACCATTTTTATCAAGGATGGTTCCCTTCAGGGGATCCCGGGCCATGGCAGCGAGGGAGGCAAACAACAGAAAGGCAATGAGGAGTGAGACGGACCGTCCTCGCTCCCACAATCGTAAGGTAGTGATGCTCATAATAGCAGATTTGGTTTTTTATTAGCAAGAATTGTTACACAAATGAATTGACCAGGCACAAAACATCCCCTTTCCTGTATGCATGCAGGCTTCCCCTGTTCATGCCTGCAGGCGTGCAGCATTAACTAACATCATGAAATGATATGTGATTGCTTAGCTCACCATAAGTCGTATTCTATGATTTTAATAATGGTTTCACCAGGTTTAGGGGTAGGGTGGGGGATATGCAGGATGGTGGTCATCAGGCATTCCCTGTGCATCTTGGTGTTAGTAAAATAGCAATGGAGCTTTTGTAAAAAATAGCCGGTAATGAATTGCTGTAATGAAAGAGCCAGCCGGAACAGGGGATGGCGGAGGCATAAAGCAGGCAGGGCGATCGCCCTGTTAAAAAGGATGGTTCGTTTCATATAGCAGTTACAAGTCATGGCAAATTATAATAATTCTTTAAATAATTGTCATAACTACATTTATTTTTTTCAGTGGTCATACTTTGCCGGTGGCATAAGCCGGGGAAAAATGCAGGAGCAGGCGCATAGAGAATTGGTTATTATCCGTATATGGTAAATCATATTTTGAACCCTGCCAATAAGTTTACTTTATTAGATTTGTGCCGGTAGGCTGTTCCGGACAGGGTAGATCGCTGAAAGAGGTAAGTAGAGCGGGTAAGGTCGCTGAAAGCGACAAAATAGTGCTGCGAGGCTGCAAGCATCGCAGCGTGATAAGCCGCACAGGTCGGTGGATAAGCAAGCCTTACAGAGCTATTTGGTAAAGTCATTTTTTGTTAATTCTTTTGCACATAAATTTATAAGTGTTACCTTGACACGAATTGCCGCATGAAAAGTGAACAATATGTTATAGGAGTTGATTACGGAACAGATTCTGTACGCTCCATTATAGTAGATGCTGCCAACGGAAAAGAGATTGCTGCTGCCGTATTTCCCTATCCCCGCTGGAAAGAGGGGCTGTATTGCAAGGCTGCGGCCAATCAATTCCGCCAGCACCCGCTCGATTATGTGGAAGGCCTGGAGCAGAGCATTAAGAGTTGCCTGCATCTGGCCGGCGCTGCTGTAGCCTCGAAGGTAAAAGCCATTTCCATTGATACCACCGGTTCCACGCCGGTAGCGGTAGATGAGAGCGGTACCCCCCTGGCCCTGCTGCCGGGTTTTGAACAGAATCCCAATGCCATGTTTGTGCTGTGGAAAGATCATACGTCGGTAAAAGAAGCGGCGGAGATCAATGCCCATGCAGAACGTTTTGACGTCAACTACCTGCAGTATGTAGGAGGCATTTATTCGTCAGAATGGTTCTGGGCAAAGCTGCTGCATGTGCTGCGGGCCGATGAACAGGTGCGTAAAGCCTGTTATTCCTGGGTAGAGCATTGCGACTGGATCCCTTTCCTGCTTACCGGTGGCCGCCGGGCTACGGACATCCGCCGGGGCGTATGTTCAGCCGGCCATAAATCATTGTGGGCTGCCGAATTCGGAGGCCTGCCGCCGGATGAATTCTTTACCTCCCTCGATCCGCTGCTAAAAGGATTTACTACCCGCCTTTTTAAAGATACCTATACCGCCGATAAACCTGCCGGCAGGCTCTCTGCCGAATGGGCTGAACGCCTGGGCCTTGCTACCGATGTGGTGATAGGCGTAGGTGCTTTTGATGCGCACATGGGCGCTGTGGGCGGACAGATAGAACCTTACCACCTCAGCAAGGTGATGGGTACTTCTACCTGCGATATGCTGGTAGCCCCCAAAGCCGATATGGAAGGTAAGCTGGTAAAAGGTATTTGCGGACAGGTAGATGGTTCCGTGATCCCCGGCATGATTGGCCTGGAAGCCGGACAGTCGGCTTTTGGTGATGCCTATGCCTGGTTCAGGAATATGCTGGCCTGGCCTGTACAACAATTGCTTTCCCAATCAGCTATCATAGATAAGGATACTGCTGCGAAGGTGGCAGAAGAAACACTGGCAAAGATCATCCCCACCCTGAGTCAGCAGGCGGAGCAACTGCCTTTTGATGACCATAGCGAGCTGGCAGTAGATTGGTTCAATGGCCGCCGTACACCGGATGCCAACCAGTTATTAAAAGGCGCCATCACCAACCTGGGGCTGGGCAGCGATGCGCCCCGCGTATTCAGGGCTGTAGTGGAAGCTACCTGCTTTGGCGCTAAAAGTATTGTAGACCGTTTCAATCAGGAGGGAGTACCGGTAAAAGGGTTGATTGGCCTGGGCGGTGTAGCGCGTAAGTCGCCCTTCATCATGCAAATGATGGCCGATGTCATGAATATGCCTATCCGCATTCACCGTTCTGAGCAAACCTGTGCTGCCGGTGCCGCCATGTTTGCCGCCACTGCTGCCGGTATTTATCCGAAAGTAGAAGCGGCGATGGCGGCTATGGGACAGGGATTTGATGCAGAATACTATCCCGACCAGCAAAAGGTAGCGCTCTATGCGAAGCGTTACCAACAGTACCATTCGCTGGGCAATTTTATAGAAGATCATATTTAGCAATTAACATGAGTGCATATAAACATATTCGTGAGGAAGCGTATGAGGCTAATATGCAGTTGCCGGCCCTGGGCCTGGTGCTGTTCACGTTTGGTAATGTAAGTGCGGTAGACCGTAACGCCGGCGTATTTGCCATTAAGCCAAGCGGTGTTCCCTATGCTTCCCTTTCCCCGGATAATATGGTGATCGTTGATTTTGATGCCAAAGTGGTAGAAGGAACCATGCGTCCTTCATCCGACACAAAAACACATGCCGTATTGTATAAACACTGGGATAAGATCGGCGGCATTGTACATACCCATTCCACCTATGCCACTGCCTGGGCCCAATCCCAGCGTGATATACCTATTTTCGGTACTACCCATGCCGATCATAATACCGTGGATATTCCCTGTGCGCCTCCTATGGACGATGCGATGATCAAAGGCGATTATGAACATGAGACCGGTTTCCAGATCATCAATTGCCTGCAATCAAAAGGATTGAGCTATGAAGAGGTGGAGATGGTGCTGGTAGGTAATCATGCTCCTTTCACCTGGGGCAAAACGGCCGCCAAAGCGGTCTATAACAGCGCCGTACTGGAAAACGTTGCCCAGATGGCCCTGCTCACAGAGCAGATCAATCCCCAGGCGCCGCGGCTGAAGGAGGCGTTGATCAGGAAGCATTTTGAAAGGAAACATGGACCCGATTCATACTACGGACAATCGTGAATATAAAATCAGTAAAAAAACGATAGATGATCAATTTAAAGACATTGGAAGTTTGGTTTGTAACCGGTAGTCAGCATTTGTATGGCCCGGAAACATTAAAGCAGGTAGCTGATCACGCTCAGACTATTGCTAAAGCCTTAAACGCTGCTGCCCAAATACCCGTTACTGTACAGTGGAAACCCACTGTTAAAACACCGGAAGAAATTTACCAGGTGTGCCTGGAGGCCAATTCAACACCCAACTGTATTGGTATTATTGCCTGGATGCATACTTTTTCCCCTGCCAAGATGTGGATCGGTGGACTGAAGATCCTGCAAAAGCCGTTGTTGCATTTGCATACACAGTTTAACCGGGATATTCCCTGGGGCGAGATTGACATGGATTTCATGAACCTGAACCAGAGTGCGCATGGCGACCGCGAGTTTGGTTTTATCATGACCCGCATGCGCCTGAACCGCAAAGTAGTGGTAGGCCACTGGCAGGATGAAGAGGTGCTGGAACGCATTAATGTGTGGACACGCGTAGCGGCAGGATGGCACGACTGGCAGGGCGCCCGCTTTGTGCGCTTTGGTGACAACATGCGCTTTGTGGCCGTTACAGATGGCGATAAGGTAGAAGCTGAATATAAATTTGGTTTTTCTGTAAATACTTATGGCGTTGGCGACCTGGTGAAGGTGATCAATGAGGTGAGCGATACTGCTGTAGACAAGCAAGTGCAGGAGTACAACGACCAATATAAAATAGCCGATGTATTGAAGAAAGGAGGCAACAGTTATGCTTCCCTGCGCGATGCCGCTAAGATTGAACTGGGTTTACGCACTTTCCTGGAGCAGGGTAATTTCAAAGGGTTCTCCGATACGTTTGAAGACCTGCACGGCATGATCCAACTGCCTGGTATCGCTGCACAACGTTTGATGGGCAGCGGCTACGGCTTTGCCGGTGAAGGCGACTGGAAGACGGCCGCACTGGTGCGGGCTATGAAGGTGATGGGACAGGGGCTGCCTGGTGGTAATTCTTTCATGGAAGACTATACTTACCATTTCAACCCATCCAATCCCCAGGTGCTGGGAGCGCACATGCTCGAGATCTGCGAGTCTATTGCAGATGGCAAGCCTTCCTGCGAGATACATCCGCTGGGCATTGGCGGCAAGGCCGATCCTGTAAGGCTGGTATTCAACAGCGCACCGGGTAAAGCACTGAATGCTTCCCTGATTGATATGGGCAACCGTTTCCGGATCCTGGTCAATGAAGTGGAGGCCGTAAAACCTGAACAGGACCTGCCTAAACTGCCGGTGGCAAGGGTATTATGGAAGCCATTGCCCGATATGAAAACTGCCTGTGCCGCCTGGATACTGGCCGGTGGTGCACACCATACCGGTTATAGCCAGAACCTCACTTCGGAGTACCTGCAGGACTTTGCTGAAATAGCAGGGGTGGAGTTTGTGTTGATCGGCAAGGACACCAACCTGTACCAGCTTAAGAATGAATTGCGCTGGAATGAAGCGTATTATAAGTAAGGGGTCTGGAATAGCTGCCCTGGAGGCAGCTTGTACATAATAAATAGCTAATATAATATTAGTTTATAATAGAGAAGAAGGCACCTTGCATTGAGCAGGTGCTTTCATTTTGTTCTGATATTTTTTGCCAGTTGCAGATAGTGGGGATTAAAAAATGATAATCCCGGTGGAAAGATTGACTTTTTACAGAGTAGTTTTAAAAAAATAATCGTTATTTTTCACGTTTGAAAAGTGCTTTGCATATGAAAATAAATACAGTCAGTACTGGTCATGCTAACAGTCGTTATTCTCTGCAGCCGTATAAGCCTTTCACCCATTTTCTAATCATCTTCTAAAACAACCTTCTAAACGGTTACTACATATGAATAACAAACTGGAGTATTACGATTACCTGATCATTGTATTCTACTTTATCCTGGTAGGCTCTTATGGTTACTGGATCTATCGCCGGAAGAAAAAAGCCGCGATGGATACAAAGGATTTCTTCCTGGCCGAAGGGTCGCTGACCTGGTGGGCCATTGGCGCTTCCCTGATCGCCTCCAATATTTCTGCTGAGCAGTTTATTGGTATGAGTGGTGAGGGATTTTTTGTGGGGACTGCGGTAGCTGCGTATGAGTGGATTGCTGCCCTGGCGCTGATCATTATTGCCATCTGGTTTATCCCGATCTACCTCAAGAATAAGATCTATACCATGCCGCAATTCCTCAAAACACGGTACAATGAAACCGTGGCTTTGATCATGGCGGTATTCTGGTTATTCCTGTATGTATTCGTAAACCTTACTTCTATCCTGTACCTGGGTGCAGTGGCCATCAATGGTTTATTGGGCGGTGAGTACCTGCATGCCATCATGCTGGCGCTGGCGGTGTGCGCCCTGATCATCACCCTGGGTGGTATGAAGGTTATTGGTTATACTGACGTAATACAGGTAGCTGTACTGATCATAGGTGGTCTGGCCACTACTTACTTAGCATTAACGATTGTTGGTGAAAAAATGGGTGTAGGTCCGGATGCTATTGCTGGTTTTAAAGCGCTGTTGAAGGATTCTCCGGATCACTTTAAGATGATCCTGGATAAGCCCGCCGCTACTTCCAGTACGCTTGAAAATGGCCCCCTGAATTTGTCGATACAGAAGTATGTGGTATTGCCCGGCATTGCCATGTATTTTGCCGGTCAGTGGATCGTAAACCTGAACTACTGGGGCTGTAATCAATACATTACACAACGGGCACTGGGCGCCGACCTGCAGACTGCACGTACCGGTATCCTGTTTGCCGGCTTCCTGAAGCTCCTGATGCCAGTGATCGTAATGCTGCCCGGTATTGCTGCCTGGGTATTGTATAAAAATGGTCACCTGCCGCAACTGGAAAGCAAGGACGGCGCTTATTCTGCCATCCTCGGCTTCCTGCCCAATGGCCTGAAAGGCTTGTCTATTG comes from Paraflavitalea devenefica and encodes:
- the araA gene encoding L-arabinose isomerase, whose protein sequence is MINLKTLEVWFVTGSQHLYGPETLKQVADHAQTIAKALNAAAQIPVTVQWKPTVKTPEEIYQVCLEANSTPNCIGIIAWMHTFSPAKMWIGGLKILQKPLLHLHTQFNRDIPWGEIDMDFMNLNQSAHGDREFGFIMTRMRLNRKVVVGHWQDEEVLERINVWTRVAAGWHDWQGARFVRFGDNMRFVAVTDGDKVEAEYKFGFSVNTYGVGDLVKVINEVSDTAVDKQVQEYNDQYKIADVLKKGGNSYASLRDAAKIELGLRTFLEQGNFKGFSDTFEDLHGMIQLPGIAAQRLMGSGYGFAGEGDWKTAALVRAMKVMGQGLPGGNSFMEDYTYHFNPSNPQVLGAHMLEICESIADGKPSCEIHPLGIGGKADPVRLVFNSAPGKALNASLIDMGNRFRILVNEVEAVKPEQDLPKLPVARVLWKPLPDMKTACAAWILAGGAHHTGYSQNLTSEYLQDFAEIAGVEFVLIGKDTNLYQLKNELRWNEAYYK
- a CDS encoding sodium:solute symporter family transporter, translating into MNNKLEYYDYLIIVFYFILVGSYGYWIYRRKKKAAMDTKDFFLAEGSLTWWAIGASLIASNISAEQFIGMSGEGFFVGTAVAAYEWIAALALIIIAIWFIPIYLKNKIYTMPQFLKTRYNETVALIMAVFWLFLYVFVNLTSILYLGAVAINGLLGGEYLHAIMLALAVCALIITLGGMKVIGYTDVIQVAVLIIGGLATTYLALTIVGEKMGVGPDAIAGFKALLKDSPDHFKMILDKPAATSSTLENGPLNLSIQKYVVLPGIAMYFAGQWIVNLNYWGCNQYITQRALGADLQTARTGILFAGFLKLLMPVIVMLPGIAAWVLYKNGHLPQLESKDGAYSAILGFLPNGLKGLSIAALTAAIVASLAGKLNSISTIYTLDIHKKYVNKDVDEKKMVWIGRMTVVAAIIISLIFTWEDLLGIGGEGGFTFIQKYTGFISPGVFAMFILGMFWKRTTGAAALVGVILGFALAIFFNNYAVSIFGKETWLYTAYTYEKMEGGEVKTITEIPFLINMGWSFFFTVLTMIGISLRGPKVNPKAFEIDGSMFKVKPATLVLIVVTLMILIGLYAKFW